The Streptomyces sp. NBC_01276 genome contains the following window.
CGAGGCGGCGTGGATGTCCTTGAGCCGGACCCGGCTCGCCTCGTCGAGGGGTGCGGCGCGCACCTCTTCCAGGAGTTGTTTGATCATGCTGCCGATCCGCATGACCTTGGCAGGCTGTTCGACCATCTCCGTCACCGGGACCTCGCGCGACTCGTCATCGGCGCCGCCGACCGCCGTCCCGTCCTGTCCCACGATCAGGACGTGCGGGGGACTGTCCTGCGACCGTTCACTCCTCGGCATCTCCATGCCGTCATTCTCTCGCACACCGTCTTACTCACACGGTGTGCCCCCGTACGGGCGTGATCCACCCTGTACGGGGGCCGCAACCTCAGCCCGCCGCCCGGCGGGCCAGCGTGCCGTTCGAACGGGTGACCAGGGCCGCCAGGAGGGCCGCGCCGAGCGGGACCAGGACCAGGAGTCCGGCGATGGTGTCCCAGGGCACCGAGATCGGCACGTAGATCTCGGCGTCGCGCGCCGTGGCGAAGCCCAGCTCCAGGCCGTGCTCGACCAGGCGCCGCTGCTCGTTCTCCTGGGTGAGCCGGAGCCCGACGGCCGGCAGGATGCCCGCCGCGGCGCCGAGCACCACGCCCATCAGGGCGACCACCCCGCACTGGAAGCCGCTGAGCGTGCGCCGTACCCGCGGGGCCGCGCCGACCGCGGCCAGCGTCTTCAGGTCGGCCTCGGAGTCCGCCTGGGCCAGGCCGGTCGCGATGCCGGCCGCGCCGATGGTGACCAGGCCCGCGAAGACGCTGAGCGCGAGGACGCCCACCGTGCTCTGCCCCTGGTAACCCGACTCGATCTTGACCCGGGCGTCGGCGCCCAGCCGGTCGATGTCCCCGTCGAGCCGTTGCCGCTGCTCGCTGCCGGCCTTCCCGTCGAGGCGGAAGTACGAGCCGACGGGGGCGGTGGCGATGCCGGCCGCCTTGGCGGCGGCGGGCGGGACCACCAGGTGCACGCCCCAGGCGTTCGTCCCGGCCGGGGCCGTGTGGACCGTGAGCCGCTTGTCCTCACCGGGAGGATCGGCGCGCTTTTCGAGGGCCGCGTCGGCCGCCGCCGGATCGGTGACGATCCGCAGGGTGACCTTGCCGTCCTTGACGATGCGCGGGTCGAAGGCCACGGCCCGGCCCTCCTTCAGGGCCGCCACGGAGCCGGGGTCGGTGACCGCCAGGACGGACATCAGCTTCTCGTCGGCGACGACGGTCTCCGAGACGGCGATGAAGTCCCGTACCGCGCAGCGCGGGTCGTCCTGCCGCAGCCGCTTGACCTCCGCCGGGGGGAAGGAGGCGGGCCCGTGTTCGGCCTCGCTGAGCGGGCAGCGCTGCTCCTTCGGGGTGATGACCTCGACCCGTCCGCAGCCCGGCTCCGAGGAGCCCTGGGAGCAGCCCGGGTTCCCGGCGACGAGCCGGTCCGCGTCGGCCCGTACGGCCAGCGGCAGGTCCTTCGCGAGGGTGTCGCGCAGGGCCGGTACGTCCTTGTGGCCGCGGTTGTCGCTGGCCATCAGGTAGCCGGAGCCGGTGGGGAGCTCGGCGGTGTACTCGTGGCGGGCCTGGACGTCCTTGCTGTGCTGGTACGTGGAGACGGCCACGGTTCCGGCGACGGCGGCCAGGACGGCGGCCACGGCGGGTGCCGTACGCCCCCGGTTGCGGACGGAGTCGCGCAGGGCGAGCCGGGGCGACAGCGGCAGCAGCCGGCCGAGCCGCCCGAAGAGCCCGACCAGCACCGGGGTGAGGGCGACGACGCCCAGTTCGGCGAGGGCGCTGCCGCCCGAGACGAAGGTGGGGCTGATCCGGTACTCGGCCCCGTAGAGGGCGATCGTGACGCCGCCGGCGATGGCGAGCAGGCCGATGACGGGCAGTACCCGGCCGGCCCGGCGGACGCCGCGGCGGCCGGTGAGGGAGGCCAGGACGGTCTGCCGGGAGGCGGTGACGGCGGGGGCGATCGCGGCGAGCAGGCCGGTCAGCACGGCGAGCCCGGCGATGCCGAGGATCTCCAGCGGGCGGACGGAGAAGCCGCCGAAGCGGCTGCCGATCTGCTCCTCCAGGACGGGCCGCAGCCCGAGGGTGAGGGCCGTTCCGATCGCGGTGCCGACGAGGGCGGCGGCGGCTCCGATCACCAGGCCGCCGGAGAGGACCACGGCGCGGATGTGCCGCCTGTCGCCGCCGTTGGCGCCGACCAGGCCGAGCTGGCGGCGCGAGCGCCGGGCGCCGACCGCGAAGGCGGGTCCGGCGAGCAGGCAGACCTCCAGCATGGTCAGACCCACGACGGTGGCCAGGACGGCCTGCTCGGTGACCTTGCCGCCGTCGTTGTTCTCGGCGTAGCGCTCCTTGGGCTCCTGCTTGAACAGGGGCACCTCGGCGTCGGCGGGCGGGCGCCGGGTCACGGCGCGGGAGTCCACCAGGGCGCCCTTGGCGTTGGCCGCCATGACGGTGTTCCACGTGAAACCTTCGCCACCCGTCGAGACCAGGTAGGAGGTGCTGGTGTGGAGCCCGCTTCCCGCGTCGGCCCGCAGGGCCCGGTCCAGCGGGGCGAACAGGGTCCCGGGGAGGGCCAGGAGCTCGGGGGTGCGCAGGCTGGACGGGAGCTCGTAGGCGCCGACGATGCGGTAGGAGGAGGGGGAGCCGCGCGGGGTGGCCGCGGAGCCGACGTGCAGCCCGGACTCCTTGAGGAAGGTGTTGGTGGCGATGACCTCGCCGGGGCCCTGCGGCAGCCGGCCGCGGTCGAGCGTGATCAGGCCGCGGGTCAGCGGGCTGTGGACGTCCAGTTCGCGCAGTTCGGTCATGAGCAGTCCGTGGGCGCTGTGCACCTTGATGTTGCTCTTGCCGTCCTCGGCGACCTGGGCGCCGGCCGGGATCGCGTCCTTCAGCGAGGACGGCTTCTTCTCCGGGGCGGGCCGGTACTTCTCGTAGCCGCCGACGGGGGCGTAGCGCCGGCCGTCGGGGTGCTGGAGGATCGGGCCGTCGAGGCCGGTCTCGGAGAACCGGGCGTCGGCGGCGCCGATCTGACGGGCCAGCTGCTGCTCGGTGGTCAGCTCGGAGCTGCGCAGGGTGAGGTCGGCGGCGCTCACTCCGACGATCGGCAGGGCGATCATCGACAGGACCAGGACGCTGCGGCCCTTGGCGCGCCAGGCGTCGCGGCGGGCGATGCGCAGGGCCGCGGCCCAGGGGTGGTACCAGGAGCCGAACAGTGAGCTCACAGGCCGGCCGCCCGCCCGGAGAGCAGCGAGTCGGCCCGGCTGCGCAGGGTTTCGTCGACGACGCTGCCGTCGCGCAGGAAGACGACCCGGTCGGCCCAGGCGGCGAAGCGGGGTTCGTGGGTGACGAGGATCCCGGCCGCGCCCGCGTCGCAGCGGGAGCGCAGCAGCGCGAGGACGGATTCGCCGGTCTCGGAGTCGAGGGCGCCGGTGGGTTCGTCGGCGAGGACCAGGCGGCGGTCGCCGACCAGGGCGCGGGCGAGGGCGACGCGCTGCTGCTGGCCGCCGGACATCTCGTCGGGGAAGCGTTCGGCGAGGGAGCGCAGGCCGATCTCGTCCAGGGCGGTGAGGGCGGCGGCGCGGGCCCGGCGGGCGGAGGTGCCGTCGAGTTCGAGGGGCAGGGCCACGTTCTCGGCTGCGGTGAGGGCCGGGATGAGGTTGTAGTCCTGGAAGACGTAGCCGATGCTGCGGCGGCGCAGGGCGGCGAGCTGCCGGCGTCCGGCGGTGGTGATGTCCACGCCTTCGACGATGACGTGGCCGCTCGTGGGGGTGTCGAGCCCGCCCGCGAGGGTGAGCAGGGTCGACTTGCCGGAGCCGGAAGGGCCCATGACGGCGACGAGTTCTCCGGCGTGGACGCTCAGGTCGATGCCGCGCAGGGCGTGCACCTCGGTGGCGCCGCTGCCGTGGGTGCGGACGAGCCGGTCGAGCTGGAGTACGGGCTGGGACGCGGACCGGGGCACGGTGTGGCCCCCGGTCTTGGGTATGGCCCGGGAACGGTGCTGGTTGGGCATGAGGGATCCCCCCTGGAAGGGTGCTTCAGCCGCGCCGCGTACGGGCGCTGCGGGGCGGGACGGCGGTGGCGTCTGCGGCGGGGCCGGTGGTCCGGGGTGCGTCCGGGGCGGCCGGCGGCGCGGGCTCGGCGGCGGCGCGGGCGGCCAGCCGGACCAGCCGGGACTCGGAGTGGTCGAGCCAGCGGGCCTCGGCCTCGGTCTGGAAGATGAGCTGTTCCAGGACCAGGAGCCAGGCCAGGTCGTCGCGTTCGTCGGAGCGGCCGCTCTCGATGGCGGTGACGGCCTGGGCCTTGAGCCGGGTGTAGTCCTGCATCGCCTTGATGGTGGCGTGCCGTTGGGACTGGATGACGGCGCGGATGTCCACGCCGGGGGCGCCCACGGCCATGGCGAGCTTGATGGAGAGCTCGTCGCGGGGCGGGTTGGTGCGGTCGACCGGGCGTTCGTACCACTCGCGGAGTTCGGCGCGGCCGGTGTCTGTGATGGCGTAGAGGGTGTGCCCGGCGGTGTCCTCGCCGCCGGGCGCGACGAGCCCGTCCCGCTCCAGGCGGCCGAGGGTCGTGTACACCTGCCCGACGTTGAGCGGCCAGGTGGAGCCGGTGCGGGATTCGAATTCGGAACGCAGCTGGGACCCGTAGCGGGGGCCCCGTTCCAGTAGGGCGAGAAGCCCGTGACGGATCGACATACTGAGTATGTATACCTTGGCATACCCAGTATGTATACCCGGTATGGCCCGCGTGGCGCGGTGCGCGGGCCCGCCGTGGCGGGGCCGGTGCTCCGGCCGTGCCCCCGGCTAGCGCCCCTGGCGCAGCCGCGCGCCCATGTACCCGAGGCCCAGTCCCATCAGGGCCAGTCCGGTGCCGAGTGGCAGCATGTGCGCGGCCAGGTCGGCGGCCCGTCCGTTGGGTTCCGCGCCGACCGCGGTGACCGCGGAGGGGTCGGGGTGGCTCGGGGCGGGGCTGCGGGCGGAGTTCCGGGAGGGGCTCCGGGCGGGGTTCGGGGTGGCGCCCGGGGGCGTGTGCGCGGACGCGGCCGGATCCGGGTTCTGGGGCCGCGGGCGGGCCGGGTGCACCGCGTGGGGGGCCGCGGCGAACTCGGCGGCGGGGGGTTCCTCGGCGGGCCTCCCGGGGTGTTCCCGGCCGACGCCGGCCGCGCTGCCGGCGAGCTCCTCGTAGGCCTCTTCCGGTACTTCGGCAACCGGGACGGCCGCCTTCGCCCCGGCCGTCGTCGCGGCGAGGGCCGCGGGGGCTCGGGCGGGGGGCGGCGCTCCCGCGGGCGCGGCGGCCAGCAGCGCGGCCCCGGCCAGCAGGGCCCCGGCGGTCCAGCGCGGCGCGCGCGGGCGTCGAGTCACGGGGAGCCCCTCCCCTTCCGTGCGGCCGGGACGCGGGGACGCCGGGGCGGCGGGACCGAGGCGTCGGAATCGAGGCGTCGGAATGACGTCCTCAGATTTGCATAATGGGGCAAAACCGGCATCCCGGGCCGTCCGTGAGGGTGGCCCGGGGCGGAGCCCAGTCCTTCGGGTGCCTCGGCGACGGCCTAGCGCAAGGGGTTGGCCGACGAGGCGGACCCGCACAGCTGCCGGTAGCCGCGGTCGTCGAAGGCCGCGGCCTTCACGCCGACGCGGGAGATGCCCCGGGCGTCGTCCAGCGAGGTGGTCCAGCTCTGGCTGCTGCCCGAACCGTTGGCGTTCAGGCGCCACTGCCGGTAGTGGGTGTGCCCGGCGGTGTCGAGCGTGTAGAGGCGTACGCCCGCGATCCGGGAGTCGTCGGCGGTGTCCACGGCCGTCAGTCGCAGATCGCGCAGGGCGCCCCGGCCGGCCCAGGTCCAGGTGGCACTGCCGTACGCCCCCGGGGAGGAGCAGTCGGTGCTGGTGGAAGCGGCGGCGGACGCGGGTGCGACGAGCAGGGCGCCGGCGGCGGCGGCCACGGCCGAGACATCAGCGAACGGAAGACGGTGCGCAAGGGTTCCTCCATCGTGTGGTGGAGGAACCCTCCCGTGACCGGGGTCCCGGCGCACCGAGGCGCACCGGCGCACGCCGGGGCGTACGGCCGCGTCCCGGGGCGCGTGGCCGCGCCGTCCCGGGGAACGCGGCCGCGCGGGGCCCCCGGCGTCCTACTGCGGGTCGCCGGTGGAGACGACCAGGGTGAACTCCGTCCCGTCCTTGGGGACGTCCGAGCTCGCCGCCGGCAGCTGCTCCAGGACGGTGTCCTGCCCGTAGACCGCCTCGTCGCGGTCCTGGATGGTGAACCTCCAGCCCGCGGCCTGGATGCACTCCTTCACCGAACGCAGGTTCTTGTAGCGGAAGTCCGGTGCCACGACCTTCGAGGCGTCCTTGTAGGACTTCGTGGGGCTCTTGCACTTCTCCAGGTCGATCGTGCGCGAGGTGTCCGGCCCCTTGTGGCCCGCCGCCGCGGGAGCGGACGCGGACGCCGACGTGCCCGGCGAGGCCTCGTCGCCGTCGCCCTCGTCGCCACCCGAGTTCAGCACCGCGATCAGGCCGCCGATGGCCAGCAGGGCCACCGCGATCGCCCCGACCACCACCGGGGTGTTCCGCTTCCCGCCACCCGTCGAGGAGGCCGACGGGGCGGACGTCGGGGAGGGGGAGATGGTGAACGGCGGCGGGGTCTGCGGGGCGTACTGCTGCTGCGGCGCCGGGGTGTGCGGGTACGCGTAACCGCCCTGCGCGTGCTGCTGCGGCGGGGGCGTCGGCGCGTACGGGGACGGCGGCGGGGTCTGCGCGCCCGGGTACGGCTGCTGGAGCGACTGCGCCGACGGCGCCTGGAACCCGGAGTCCACCGGCGGGAACACCGCCGAGCCGACGCCCGCCCCGCTGCCGCCCGGACCGGCGCCCGGGACGATGGCCGGAGCCCCGGTCTGTCCGGCCGACATGACCCGCGAGATCTCGTCCCGCATGGCCGAGGCCGTCGGGAAGCGCTCGTTCGGGTTCTTCTTCAGGGCCCGCGCCACCAGGGCGTCCATGGCCGGGGTGATCGAGCGGTTGATGCTCGACGGAGCCACCGGCTCCTCCTGGACGTGCGCGTACGCGATCGCCAGTGGGGAGTCCGCCTCGAACGGGATCCGGCCCGTCAGCAGCTGGAACAGCATGATGCCGACCGAATACAGGTCGGACCGGGCGTCCACGCCCCGCCCCAGCGCCTGCTCCGGCGAGAGGTACTGCGGGGTGCCGACGACCATGCCGGTCTGCGTCATCGAGGTGACCCCCGACTGCATGGCCCGCGCGATCCCGAAGTCCATGACCTTGACCACGCCGCGCTTGGTCATCATCACGTTGCCGGGCTTGATGTCGCGGTGGACCAGGCCCATCTCGTGGCTGGTCTCCAGCGCGGCCAGCACGTCGGCCGTCACCTTCAGCGCCTTGTCGGCCGGCATCGCCCCGTACTGGTGGACGTCCGCGTCGAGGACGGAGCCGAGCGGCTGCCCCTCCACGTACTCCATGACGATGTACGGCATGACCGTGCCGTCGGCGCCGGAGGAGCCGAACGTCACCTCGCCCTCGCCGGTGTCGAAGACCGAGACGATATTGGTGTGCGACAGTTTCGCAACAGCCTGCGCTTCCCGCCGGAAGCGCTCGCGGAAGGAGGCTTCGCGCCCGAGTTCGCTGTGCAGGGTCTTGATGGCGACCTGGCGGTCGAGCGCGGAGTCGTACGCGAGGTAGACCGAGGCCATGCCCCCCTCGCCCAGCAAATCCCTTAGCTGGTAACGGCCACCGGCCAGGGAGCCGCCTGCGTACCGGCCCTGTGTGCCGTCCTGGCTCATGACTGTTGCTTCCCCTCGGGCTGTGTCCCTACGCGTCTGGCTGAGCGCATGTCGCGCCCAGTCTGCCGGAGGGCAAGCACACGTCAAGCCGGTGCCCGCTGCGTGACCATGGGGCCACAGGGTGTCTGTGTCCGAACGGTGACCGGTTCGGAGGCTGTAGCGTTCATCGGAGCACCCGATGAGGACCCACCGCTAGAGCGGACGAGAGAGACGACGGCGAGGACTGATGGCACCCGAACCCGAGGGAAACGGCGCCGGGATGGCCGACGGTCCTGAGCACTGGGGCGCCGGCGGCCTGGTGGGCGACGGACGTTACCGTCTCACCCACCGACTGGGCCGCGGCGGCATGGCGGAGGTCTTCGCCGCCGAGGACGTGCGCCTCGGCCGCACCGTGGCCGTGAAGCTGCTGCGCGCGGACCTCGCCGAGGACCCGGTCTCCAAGGCCCGCTTCACGCGTGAGGCGCAGTCGGTCGCCGGACTGAACCACCACGCGGTGGTCGCCGTGTACGACTCGGGCGAGGACCAGGTCGGCCCGAACGTCGTCCCCTACATCGTGATGGAGCTGGTCGAGGGCCGCACCATCCGCGACCTGCTGATCAGCGCCGAGGCCCCCGGGCCCGAGCAGGCGCTCATCATCGTCTCCGGCGTGCTGGAAGCGCTGGCGTACTCGCACCAGCACGGCATCGTGCACCGCGACATCAAGCCCGCCAACGTCATCATCACCAACACCGGCGCGGTGAAGGTGATGGACTTCGGCATCGCCCGCGCCCTGCACGGCGCGCAGTCGACGATGACCCAGACCGGCATGGTCATGGGCACCCCGCAGTACCTGTCGCCGGAACAGGCCCTCGGCAAGGCCGTGGACCACCGCAGCGACCTGTACGCGACCGGCTGCCTCCTCTACGAACTCCTCGCGCTGCGGCCCCCCTTCACCGGTGAGACCCCGCTGTCGGTGGTCTACCAGCACGTCCAGGACGCGCCGGTGCCGCCGTCGCAGCTGCCCGAGGGCCACTCGATCCCGCAGGAACTCGACGGCCTGGTCATGCGGTCGCTGGCCAAGGACCCGGACGACCGCTTCCAGAGCGCCGAGGAGATGCGCGGGCTCGTCCAGTACGCGCTCCAGATGCTCCAGGACCAGGGGCCGAACACCGGCACCTGGAACACCGGCCCCGTCACCATGTCGCTCCCGCACGGCCAGCCGGGCGGCGCGGCCACCACGGCCATGCCCGCGGGCGGCAACGGCGGCCCGCGTCCGCAGTACAACGCGCACGCCACGACCTCGCAGTTCCAGCAGCCGATGGTGCCCCCGCTCAACCCCGACGACGGCACCGCCTTCCCCGGCGGCGGCGGTCACGGCGGTCACGGCGGTCCGGGCAACGGCCACGGCGGGTACGGCGGGTACGACGGCGGCTACGACGGCCGTCGCGGCGGCCGGTGGAAGATGTGGGTGTTCGCGCTGCTCGCGGTCCTCGCGATCGCCGGCGGTGTCGCGTACGCGGTGAAGACCGTGGGCAACACCGGCAAGGGCGACGGCGGGAAGCCGGGCACCAGCCAGAGCTCTCCGGGCACCACGCAGAGCAGCCCGAACTCGACGCCGGACACCCCGTCGAACCCGCCGAGCACCGACTCCGGCGGTTCGCACGAGGAGACGTTCACGCCGACGCCGAGCCGCACCAAGTACACGCCGACGACCAGCCCGTCGTCGACCGCCGTCACCACCCCGCCGCCGGACACGAAGTCCCCGACGGCCCCGCAGACGACGCCGCCGACCAAGCCGCCGACGACGCCCCCGAAGACGGTGCCGCCCACCTCCGGTGGCGGCGACAACCCGGCCGGCGAACCGCAGTAACCACGCGGTCGGATGTACGGAAAAAGGCCTGGCGGAATTCATTCCGCCGGGCCTTTTAACGTGAATGTGCTGATCAGAGCATGTGCTGGTACTGCCGGTCCGGCAGAGCGCGCCGGTCCCGGCCGTCCGGACGCCCCGTCAGGGTGTGCACGGTGACGAGCTGGGGTTCGATTCGCATGTAGACGGGGTCGAACACCGTGCCGTCCGCGAAATGCGGAGTCGGACCGAATAGTTCCAGTTCAGCGGTGGTCGGTTCGACGATCCGCGCGGTCCCGGTGAACTGCACCGACCAGAGGTGGGGGTCCGGGGAATTGGAGTTGTCCGCCCCGTACGAGACCACACTGCCGTTGCACGCCTGGTGGTAGCCGAACCCGGCGTGCATTCTCAGCACGACCTCGCCGTCCACCACGATGTGGCGGGCCAGGGCGAGGAAGGGCAGCGCGCGCATGCTCGTGGCGACCCGGCCGTAGGGCACGCGGCGCAGCAGTTCGATGGCGTGGAGTTCCTCCGGTGACATGCGGACCACTCTCCGGCACCGAGGGGCCTCGGGGAAGAGGAGCCGGCCCCGATGATCGGGGACGTTGGTCCCGAATGACACGGCCCGGCCGGTGGCACCGGAGCGACCGGGCGGCGCCGGCGCCCGCCGCCGGCTCGAAGGGCGGTCGGGCCGGGCCGGAGGTCCGCCGGAGACTAGCGCTTCTCCGCCTGGAGGCGCGCCACGTAGGCGGCGGCCTGGGAACGGCGCTCCATCCCCAGCTTCGACAGCAGGCTGGAGACGTAGTTCTTGATGGTCTTCTCCGCGAGGTGCAGCCGCTCCCCGATGACGCGGTTCGTCAGGCCCTCGCCGATCAGGTCGAGGATCTTGCGCTCCTGCTCGGTGAGGTTCGAGAGGCGGTCGTCACCCTTGCCGTTCTTGCCGTCGCGCAGTCGCTCCAGCACCCGCGCGGTCGCGACCGGGTCCAGCAGCGACTTGCCGGCCGCCACGTCCCGTACGGCGCTGAGCAGCTCGTTCCCCCGGATGGCCTTCAGGACGTAGCCCGAGGCACCGGCCATGATCGCGTCGAAGAGGGCCTCGTCATCGGCGAACGAGGTCAGCATCAGGCACTTGATGTCCTCGTTCTGGGAGCGCACCTCGCGGCAGACCTCGACCCCACTGCCGTCCGGGAGCCGTACGTCGAGAACGGCCACGTCGGGGCGGGTGGCCGGGATGCGCACGAGCGCGTCCGCGGCGGTACCGGCCTCACCGACGATCTCGATGTCGTCTTCTACCGACAAGAGCTCATGAACGCCCCGACGTACCACTTCGTGGTCGTCCAGGAGGAATACCTTGATTTTTCCGTCTTCGTGCACAAAGTCATCTTCACACACTCACCCCTTCCCTGGCGGAGTTACCCGGGATAACGTGCCGTTGTTCCGGCCCCCTGCAAGGCTGTGACCAGTCGTTGTTCCCACAGCCGCCGATTTACTTGGATATCCAAGCAAAAACGCAGGTCAAGTGGGGTTTCGCAGTTATGCGACGCACTGGGTAACGTGCATTGCGCAGGGCACTCGCCGGGGCACCTGTCACGCCTGAATCCCGTACGTGCCGTGCACCCACCCCGTGCCCGGGTACGGATACAGGTGAGCCGCACTGGTCCCCGGAGAACCCGGGTGCCGGACCGACGGAGGAGCACACGTGACCGTGGAGAGCACTGCCGCGCGCAAGCCGCGACGCAGCAGCGGCACCAAGCGGGCGGCTGGCGCGGCGAGCGCCCGCAAGACCGCCGCTGCCACCGCACAGCCGCACGACGCCGAACCTCAGCTCGTACAGCTGCTGACGCCCGAAGGTGAACGGGTCGACGCCGGGGACCACCCCGACGTCGCGGAGTTCGCGCCCTTCGTCGCGGACATCACCACCGAGGACCTGCGCGGGCTCTACCGCGACATGGTCCTGACCCGCCGCTTCGACGGTGAGGCGACCGCTCTCCAGCGCC
Protein-coding sequences here:
- a CDS encoding ABC transporter ATP-binding protein, producing the protein MPNQHRSRAIPKTGGHTVPRSASQPVLQLDRLVRTHGSGATEVHALRGIDLSVHAGELVAVMGPSGSGKSTLLTLAGGLDTPTSGHVIVEGVDITTAGRRQLAALRRRSIGYVFQDYNLIPALTAAENVALPLELDGTSARRARAAALTALDEIGLRSLAERFPDEMSGGQQQRVALARALVGDRRLVLADEPTGALDSETGESVLALLRSRCDAGAAGILVTHEPRFAAWADRVVFLRDGSVVDETLRSRADSLLSGRAAGL
- a CDS encoding pyridoxamine 5'-phosphate oxidase family protein, with amino-acid sequence MSPEELHAIELLRRVPYGRVATSMRALPFLALARHIVVDGEVVLRMHAGFGYHQACNGSVVSYGADNSNSPDPHLWSVQFTGTARIVEPTTAELELFGPTPHFADGTVFDPVYMRIEPQLVTVHTLTGRPDGRDRRALPDRQYQHML
- a CDS encoding PadR family transcriptional regulator; translation: MSIRHGLLALLERGPRYGSQLRSEFESRTGSTWPLNVGQVYTTLGRLERDGLVAPGGEDTAGHTLYAITDTGRAELREWYERPVDRTNPPRDELSIKLAMAVGAPGVDIRAVIQSQRHATIKAMQDYTRLKAQAVTAIESGRSDERDDLAWLLVLEQLIFQTEAEARWLDHSESRLVRLAARAAAEPAPPAAPDAPRTTGPAADATAVPPRSARTRRG
- a CDS encoding FtsX-like permease family protein, with protein sequence MIALPIVGVSAADLTLRSSELTTEQQLARQIGAADARFSETGLDGPILQHPDGRRYAPVGGYEKYRPAPEKKPSSLKDAIPAGAQVAEDGKSNIKVHSAHGLLMTELRELDVHSPLTRGLITLDRGRLPQGPGEVIATNTFLKESGLHVGSAATPRGSPSSYRIVGAYELPSSLRTPELLALPGTLFAPLDRALRADAGSGLHTSTSYLVSTGGEGFTWNTVMAANAKGALVDSRAVTRRPPADAEVPLFKQEPKERYAENNDGGKVTEQAVLATVVGLTMLEVCLLAGPAFAVGARRSRRQLGLVGANGGDRRHIRAVVLSGGLVIGAAAALVGTAIGTALTLGLRPVLEEQIGSRFGGFSVRPLEILGIAGLAVLTGLLAAIAPAVTASRQTVLASLTGRRGVRRAGRVLPVIGLLAIAGGVTIALYGAEYRISPTFVSGGSALAELGVVALTPVLVGLFGRLGRLLPLSPRLALRDSVRNRGRTAPAVAAVLAAVAGTVAVSTYQHSKDVQARHEYTAELPTGSGYLMASDNRGHKDVPALRDTLAKDLPLAVRADADRLVAGNPGCSQGSSEPGCGRVEVITPKEQRCPLSEAEHGPASFPPAEVKRLRQDDPRCAVRDFIAVSETVVADEKLMSVLAVTDPGSVAALKEGRAVAFDPRIVKDGKVTLRIVTDPAAADAALEKRADPPGEDKRLTVHTAPAGTNAWGVHLVVPPAAAKAAGIATAPVGSYFRLDGKAGSEQRQRLDGDIDRLGADARVKIESGYQGQSTVGVLALSVFAGLVTIGAAGIATGLAQADSEADLKTLAAVGAAPRVRRTLSGFQCGVVALMGVVLGAAAGILPAVGLRLTQENEQRRLVEHGLELGFATARDAEIYVPISVPWDTIAGLLVLVPLGAALLAALVTRSNGTLARRAAG
- a CDS encoding response regulator; the encoded protein is MHEDGKIKVFLLDDHEVVRRGVHELLSVEDDIEIVGEAGTAADALVRIPATRPDVAVLDVRLPDGSGVEVCREVRSQNEDIKCLMLTSFADDEALFDAIMAGASGYVLKAIRGNELLSAVRDVAAGKSLLDPVATARVLERLRDGKNGKGDDRLSNLTEQERKILDLIGEGLTNRVIGERLHLAEKTIKNYVSSLLSKLGMERRSQAAAYVARLQAEKR
- a CDS encoding protein kinase gives rise to the protein MSQDGTQGRYAGGSLAGGRYQLRDLLGEGGMASVYLAYDSALDRQVAIKTLHSELGREASFRERFRREAQAVAKLSHTNIVSVFDTGEGEVTFGSSGADGTVMPYIVMEYVEGQPLGSVLDADVHQYGAMPADKALKVTADVLAALETSHEMGLVHRDIKPGNVMMTKRGVVKVMDFGIARAMQSGVTSMTQTGMVVGTPQYLSPEQALGRGVDARSDLYSVGIMLFQLLTGRIPFEADSPLAIAYAHVQEEPVAPSSINRSITPAMDALVARALKKNPNERFPTASAMRDEISRVMSAGQTGAPAIVPGAGPGGSGAGVGSAVFPPVDSGFQAPSAQSLQQPYPGAQTPPPSPYAPTPPPQQHAQGGYAYPHTPAPQQQYAPQTPPPFTISPSPTSAPSASSTGGGKRNTPVVVGAIAVALLAIGGLIAVLNSGGDEGDGDEASPGTSASASAPAAAGHKGPDTSRTIDLEKCKSPTKSYKDASKVVAPDFRYKNLRSVKECIQAAGWRFTIQDRDEAVYGQDTVLEQLPAASSDVPKDGTEFTLVVSTGDPQ
- a CDS encoding protein kinase, with translation MAPEPEGNGAGMADGPEHWGAGGLVGDGRYRLTHRLGRGGMAEVFAAEDVRLGRTVAVKLLRADLAEDPVSKARFTREAQSVAGLNHHAVVAVYDSGEDQVGPNVVPYIVMELVEGRTIRDLLISAEAPGPEQALIIVSGVLEALAYSHQHGIVHRDIKPANVIITNTGAVKVMDFGIARALHGAQSTMTQTGMVMGTPQYLSPEQALGKAVDHRSDLYATGCLLYELLALRPPFTGETPLSVVYQHVQDAPVPPSQLPEGHSIPQELDGLVMRSLAKDPDDRFQSAEEMRGLVQYALQMLQDQGPNTGTWNTGPVTMSLPHGQPGGAATTAMPAGGNGGPRPQYNAHATTSQFQQPMVPPLNPDDGTAFPGGGGHGGHGGPGNGHGGYGGYDGGYDGRRGGRWKMWVFALLAVLAIAGGVAYAVKTVGNTGKGDGGKPGTSQSSPGTTQSSPNSTPDTPSNPPSTDSGGSHEETFTPTPSRTKYTPTTSPSSTAVTTPPPDTKSPTAPQTTPPTKPPTTPPKTVPPTSGGGDNPAGEPQ